A part of Arachis hypogaea cultivar Tifrunner chromosome 12, arahy.Tifrunner.gnm2.J5K5, whole genome shotgun sequence genomic DNA contains:
- the LOC112730341 gene encoding BES1/BZR1 homolog protein 2-like: protein MSGCSSLQPSPQASTFPSPVPSYHASPTSSSFPNPSRIDRNLQNPSSFLLPFIHNITSIPTNLPPLRISNSAPVTPPLSSPTSRGSKRKADFESLSNVSSLNSFRHPLFSVSAPSSPFRRHQLATSTIPECDESDASTVDSGRWVSFQTTTASAAPPSPTFNLVKPAMQQITPQSSMDMNEGMQWGQTAEKGRPSDFDFENGRVKPWEGERIHEVGVDELELTLGCGKA, encoded by the coding sequence ATGAGTGGTTGTTCTTCACTACAGCCAAGCCCACAGGCATCAACGTTCCCAAGCCCTGTTCCTTCCTACCATGCTAGCCCAACTTCCTCATCATTCCCCAACCCCTCTCGCATTGATCGCAACCTTCAAAACCCCTCTTCATTCCTCCTACCATTCATTCATAACATCACCTCCATCCCCACAAACCTTCCTCCTCTTAGAATATCCAATAGTGCCCCTGTTACCCCTCCTCTTTCTTCCCCAACCTCTAGGGGTTCTAAAAGGAAGGCGGATTTTGAATCCCTCTCCAATGTTTCCTCTCTTAATTCGTTCCGCCATCCTCTCTTTTCAGTATCCGCCCCATCCAGTCCCTTCCGCCGCCACCAATTGGCTACTTCCACCATTCCTGAGTGTGATGAATCTGATGCTTCCACTGTGGACTCCGGTCGCTGGGTTAGTTTTCAGACAACGACGGCCTCGGCTGCTCCTCCATCGCCTACCTTTAACCTTGTGAAACCAGCAATGCAGCAGATCACTCCCCAGAGTTCCATGGATATGAATGAAGGCATGCAATGGGGCCAGACTGCAGAGAAAGGAAGACCATCGGATTTTGACTTTGAGAATGGTAGAGTGAAGCCATGGGAGGGTGAGAGGATACATGAGGTGGGAGTGGATGAGTTGGAACTTACTCTAGGCTGTGGAAAGGCCTGA